In Lactococcus protaetiae, the genomic window ACTAGATTTACCGTGGCTAAAGCAATCATGAGTGGAGCAAAGTGGTAGAGATAGCGTGAATTTGCTTCCCAAAGAATAAGAAAGATACTTAATCCTACAACAGATAAGGCTGGCACAAACCATGGATTTTTCCAATTTTTCTTGTGTGCAAGTAGAGACCAGATTTCTTTCCACATTAGAACGACTAGTGCAATCCAATACAATGTTTGAGCGGCTTTTAACATGAACCAACCTGTGACATTTCCTTCATGATTTGCTCCTATGTCAAGATAATCGAAGTAGCGATGAACAATCTGATTTTCATGATAATAAGTATAGTAAGAACTGTTCAAGTCACTGAAAGTCCAGGTGTAGCCAAGTTTTCTACCAATCTGTCTAATAATTCCTATCGGTCCCATTTTTTTGATATTGTTGAGAAAAAGCTGAGTATCCGCTTCTTTTTTTGCTTCATATGTGGGGAAAGATTCTGAGTAAAGACGGATTTTTTTATTAAATCCTCCTGTTTTATTGGTGGGTGACCATGACATCGCAATCCAATGCATCAATGGCAAATTATGTCGCTCATTGGCTTGTTCGGAAAATGCAGGCTCACTTGCAATTGTTGTTTTTACTAACTCATGTCCTCCTGCAAATAAAACAATAAATAGAGGTAAAACAATGAGAAGCTGCTTCCATTTTTTATTAACTGCAAGAAAGAAAAATCCAGCAATAATAACAATCACTGCAGTTGGCTTAAACTCATAGCCGATTACTCCGATTAAGCTTGCAAAAAAATACCATAAAATTTGTTTGGATAAGCGACTTGATTTTACCGCATAGATGAAAAATAGTGCTGCAAGTGCAACGAGAGGTAGTGTCAGTGTATCACTATAAAGCTGAGCTCCGTAAAAATAAAAAGGAATGAAACCAACAGCTACAAAATTGTAAAGAAGAGCTTGTCTTTTGCCACTTAAACTTTTGACCAGCAGAGAAGTACTGCTTATTCCCACTGATGTAAACAATGCTGATACAGCTGTCACTGCCCAAACTTTTAGTTGGAGATTGTCAGCAAAAGGTGCAAAAAAACGATTGAATAGAATTCCTAAAAACTGATTATTCGGATATCGTAAAAAATATCCTAATCTGGAAGCTGTGTTTGGCAGACTAGCAAAGGAATGACCTTGTAATTCTGTTGTTGAATTAAAAATTACAAAATAATCCCAAGCGTGCGGACTATCAGGTACATGAATCATAAACAGAAATGGAAGAGCAAAAGTAATGACAGCCAGCCCCCAAAAACTGATACGATAAAATTTATCTACTTTATTTTCTGTCAGTATACTGACAGAACTGTCTACGACAGTTCTTTTATCTACCGATTCAATGGCTTGCGTTGGGCGCATTGAACTGACAGAACTGTCTACGACAGTTCTTTTATCCACCGATTCAATGGCTCGCGTTGGGCGCATTGAACTGACAGAACTGTCTACGACAGTTCTTTTATCCACCGATTCAATGGCTTGCGTTGGGCGCATTGAACTGACAGAATAATCAGTGGAAAATAACCGCTTTGTCAGTTTAAAAATACCTACTAAATAAAAAACTGTAATTAAAAAAATAATATTTCCGAGTAATAACCCTCCCCATTGATTGGCTTCCCATTTTGTTGTTAAAGCAACTGCTATTCCATTTGCAACTAAAAAAGCTGCTCCAAAAACAATAAACCAGAGTTTTTTCTTGATAATATTCGTTTTTTTATTTTCCATATTTCCATTTTAACATATTAGCATACTAATTTTTGATGGAGGATTGGTGAAGATTTTATGAGAGTTTATCATAATTTTAACCAAGCAGGTGTCTGCTATCTTCGCCCTTTGGGCTACGCTGTCCATTCGCTCTATCTCCGTTTCACTGCGCTGTCGATTCTCGCTACGTGCTCTGCACGCCGTTCTACGAACGGTCTCCGCAACTTCGTTGCTCCGCTGTCCTTTTGCTTAACTGCTAAAGCAGCAAGAGCAAAAGGCAAAGCGATAAGGCGAAATGGCAAGCTTTGCTTTCGTTCTACTGCCCTAGGGTCTTGGCGCTTTAGCGCTTAGACTTCAGGGCAGGGTGACTTCGCCTTGCGACTTTAGTCGCTTAGAGCGAATGGATAACGAAGCGGAGCGGAGGTGTGACCTCATATCTTTGATGTTAAGCAGACTGTTGCAGCTTCAGCTGCGTACAGGTCGCTTAGTTGTTACACCTAGAGGTTGTACCCTAACATCAATGGGAGAGAAAGAATCTCCCATTGATGAAGTAATCACTTCAATTGTCAATGTCATAAAAAGAGAGCAAGTCAACCTTGCTCTCTTAATTTTTTAAGTTGTTTTTCAAATATCTCTGGTACCGCAACTTGAAATTCTAAATTTTCTCCTGTTGTCGGATGCTCAAATCCCAATGTTTCAGCATGGAGAAATTGACCGTGATTAGGTGTAAGTGTTTGTTTTGGACCGTATAAAGGATCCCCAGCAACAGGATGACCGATATAATTCATATGTACACGAATCTGATGTGTCCGCCCTGTTTCCAAACGCAATGCGACAAGTGTATATCCATGAAAACGTTCCAAAACTTCAAAATGAGTCACAGCTGGTTTGCCACCAGCAACTACCGCTTGTTTTTTCCTGTCTTTTGGATGACGTCCTATTGGTGCTTCAATTGTTCCACGATTATTATCAAACTCGCCATGAACAATTGCGAGATAACGCCGTTTACTTGACTTATCTTTCAATTGTTTGGCTAATGATTCATGAGCCTTGTCATTTTTAGCAATCATCAGAAGACCGCTTGTGTCTTTGTCAATGCGATGCACAATTCCTGGACGAATAACTCCATTAATACTCGATAGATCACGAATCCCATACATGATTGCATTGACAAGCGTCCCACTACTATGTCCAGCCGCCGGATGAACGACCATCCCTTGAGGTTTGTTTACAACTGCAACATCGCTGTCTTCATAAACAATTTCAAGTGGAATATCCTCAGCAACAATATCTAGCTCTTGTACAGGAGGAAGTTCAAACTCAACAATATCTCCTGTTTTTACTTTATATTTTGCCTTTGTTATCTTTCCATTGACTGTCATTTTTTCACTACGAATCATCTCCGTGACAAGCGTTCTTGAAAGCTCTGTTTGATGAGCGAGCGCTTTGTCAAGACGAAGCAGATTATTTTCTTCTTTGATAATTACTTTTGTCAAATTTTTCTCTTTCTTTTGGAAAATGAATCCTGTCAGTATACTGACAGAATGCTGAGCTACGCTCAGCATTCTTCTATCCGCCGATTTCACGCTCAATTCAATCACGTTCAACTGACAGGATTTTGTCAGTTCTATCGATTTGTTTTTTCATCTTTATCAAGCAAAATAGCGACAAACAAGATAACAAAACCTACTGACAAAAGACTGTCAGCAATATTAAAAATTGGAAAATTCATAAAATCTGTTTGAAACATATCTACGACAAATCCTTGGCGAACACGGTCAATGAAATTTCCTAAAGCACCTGAAATAATCAAAGTCAGACCAAAAAAGTACCAATTTTGCTCCATTTTTTTCCACAAAAAATAAGCAGCTACAATCAATACAAGTGGTGTCAAAATCAGAAAAAACCATTGCTGCCCCTCAAACGAAGACCAAGCTGCTCCATTATTCTGAAGATAAGTCAAACTCATAACTCCAGGTAAAAATTTTTTAACATGTCCCAAAGGAATATTCGTGACAACCCAGTGTTTAAAAAGTTGGTCCAACAAAATGCCAACCGCAATAATGACAAGTGAAAGTATTTTTTTCATAAGTTATATTGTACCATAACAACGCCCAATCTGTCAGTATACTGACAGAAATATCAGACCAGCTGATATTTCCTCTATCTGGTTTATTCAATGCTCAATTCAATCGCATTGAACTGACAGAATTTTCCGTCAAAAAAAATACTGACCGTTTTCTGTCAGTATGATTTTGTCAGTGATTTCTCATATTCCAAAATAGAAGCTTTAATATCTTGACGATTATCTTTTCCCATAAATCCCCCAAGCGTACCGTCTTTTCTTGTCACTCGATGACAAGGCAAAATCACAGGTAGCGGATTCCGCGCTAATGCCTGTCCAACAGCTTGTTGAGCGCCTTTTGACCCTACACGTTCAGCCATTTCCTGATAAGTAATTGTTGTTCCAGCTGGAATTTTGGGAAGTTCTAACCACACTTTTTGTTGAAATTCTGTTCCAAAAGTCAATCGAAAATCAGCATCATTTGTTTCGTCAGTGCTGACAGAATCCTTTAACTTTTCTGTCAGTGCTGACAACTGTTCGTAAGAAACAACTTCATGTTCATCATCAAAAAACACTTCGATAATTTTTCCATCAGTATCTCGTTCCACTGATAATTTAAATTTTTCTTTCATTTTTGAACTCACTTTCATGATTTAATAACCATCTTTTTTTATCAAGACCTCCAGCATATCCTGCTAACTCACCATCTGTTCTGACTAAACGATGACAAGGTACAATAAGTGCCAGTTGATTCGCACCATTTGCCGCACCCACGGCAAAACTCGCCTGTGGTTTATTGATTTTCTCCGCAATCGCTTTGTAAGTCCAGCGCTCACCACTAGGAATCTTTAAAACCTCCTGCCACACTAGCTTTTGAAACTCTGTTCCAACTAACTCAAAAGGAACCGTAAAAACTTCCAGTTTTCCTTGAAAATATCCATCCAACTCTCTTGCAAGCTGTTTAGAAATATTTGTCTCTCCATATTCAATTTTGGCAGAAAGTCGCTTTTTTAACCGTTCAATCTCTCTATCCAAAAACTTACGATGTTCAAATTCTAACAAATACAAAGCCCCATCATCTGACAAAGACAACATCCGTCCCAGAGGAGTATCATACCAAAACTCAAGCAAAATTTTATCCATGAGTATATTATACCAAGATGTGAGCAACACCGTCAAGAAGCATAGTGCTGAAAGCACGGAGATAGAAAATCTCGGAGAGACACGGAGTTTCATGGAGAGATTTATCTTTTTTCACTCACTTCTAATTGATAGCATCAATAACACTAAATTTCACGTCTTACTGTACCACTTTCAAAAAGTTCAGACCAAGTCATATCACCTAAAACTTTCTCATTTATTATCTCATTTAGTCGGCTCACAGCTACCCCATTTGTACTCGTTGAGTCATGCAAAATGAATCCATCTCCCAGATAAATCGCAACGTGCTGCTCATCTTCAGAAGCATTATTTGCCGTGACCAATAAATCTCCCCTACTCTTATTCGACCAGCCAATAGCTGTTCCAGTTTCAGCCAACAAAGTCGTTGAGGCTGCATATTGATAAACTAAAGGCAGTCCCGCCTTACGATACATATAAGCCACAAAACTTGAACAATCAAACTCATTTTTTGCGACACTAGCATCTGTCCGGCCTCCACCATAAACATAAGGACTATTTCCCACTAACTTTAACCCTTTACTTATCGCTCCCTCAATAGATGAATTACCACTATCAAGTGTTTTTGCCACTGCTTCGTAAGCCTTCAGCACATTATCCGTACCATCTGATTCAAAATAATAGTAATAACCGTTAATCTCATGCAGTCCAGTCTCCATCTTTCCAGTCGATAAGTCAAAATAAACAGTCTTTCCATTTACCGTTTGAAAACCAGTTTTCATCGCTCCTGTTTCCAAATCAAAATCATATTTTTCTCCCGAAATCGTCTGCATCCCTTTCAATTTTTCCTTACCAGAAATATAATAAGTCGCTCCATTCTCCTGAACAAATTTCCCATCACCTCTTTCTAACATCCCTGTGACCCGCGGAACAATCAAAAAACAAAGAATCACTCCTAAGACAACCAAACCAATAATGAACAAACTCAATTGATATTTTTTTAATTTTTTACGTCTAACACGCTTGCTTCTCTCCATAAAAGCTCCTCTAACATATGCGCTCAGCTGTTAAAATATGCGAACACAGTTAATTTTTCATATAGATTTATCTATAAAGAGTGTAGTCCTATCGGCTTATTTTCTGCTTATCTCAAACTTATTTGTTTCTTATCATGTTCCCACTTTGTATAATACTATTATTCATCTAGTTAATAAAATACCATGAGAAATCTTCTCATGGTATTCTTATCCACTTTTAACCAGGCAAATGCTTGTTAAATATCAATGGGAAAGTGTTCTCCCCACTGATGAAGTAATCGCTTCAATTTTCCGTAAAATAAATCTCCCAGTGTAAATGACAGTTAGGATTAAATACAGCCTGACACTGAAAACAATAACCTTTAGCATAATCATCAAAGTTACTTCTCGTCCCACACTGACCACAAATTACTGGATAACTGTTTTTATCACAAGCTGAAAAATTATGACTCATCAGCTCATCGTGACATTTATAACAAGCAAAATATTTTTGGCAAGTTGAACACTTTAGTCCAACAATGTCATTATCCTGATGGTAGTGATAACAGCGCCCGCTCTTATCTAATCCTTTTCCATAAATTTTATACAAATTTAGCCTCCCATTTGCAGTTACGACTAGCTCTTTCACATCAGTGCTTCAGCAGATTGAGATTGAGACTTAATACTTGGTCTTTTTGGTTCCTAACTACGCACCCAGCGGAGGAGAAAGAATCCCCTCCAATGAAGTTAATCACTTCAAAGTGAAACTCGTTATATCTAGTCGTTAATTCCAATCCACCTTAATTACTTCTCCACTCTTAAAAGTTCGTAATTTTCCTTGATTATCTTTAATGACCAAGCCTCCATCTTCTTCAATTTGTTGCGCTAATCCTTGAATAGAATTACTTCCCAACTGTAATGTGACCTGTCTTTCTAAAATAAGCGAACGTCTGCGATATTCATTGAGCAACTTCGGATTAGTGTAATCTGATGCATTTTCAATCACTTGTTGAATCAGTATCGCTGCTAATTGATTACGATTTATTTCAGTATTTGGTTCAATGCCTCGTGCCACAGTAGATAAATCTGTCGGAAATTTTTGAGTTGCCAAATTTATCCCTACACCCATGATAAAATTTGCTGCAGAATTTGATTCAAGGTCTAAGACCGCTTCAGTGATGATTCCCGCTACTTTATGGTTATCTAAATAAATGTCATTCACCCATTTTAGCTGAAATTCCTTATCAGGATAGAAGCTTTCAAGAACCTTAGCAATGACCACCGACATACTTGTAGTTAATAATCCAACCTGGAATAACTCGTTGGTAGGATTAGGCAGAATCACACTAAAATAAAGCCCTGTCTCTGGGGTGAGTAGAATGAACGACCACGACGGCCATATCCTTTTGTTTGATGATTTGCTATAAAAATCACAGGTTCAGTAACATGATGTGTACTTAAAAACTCTTTAGCAATATCTTGTGTAGATGTCGTTTCGCTGAATACATGAATATTCTCTTCAAACTGTTGGTTACTATAAAAGTTAATAGTGTCGGCATCCAAAAAAGAATTTCCAAGATATTTATATCCCAAATTTTTACGACTAATAATTTGATTACCATTACGCTTTAAAGTATTAATCGCTTTCCAAATACTTTCTCTACTCACTTCTAATTGACTAGCTAAATAGTCACCAGAAACCCAATTATCCTGCTTTCGGATAAGTTGTTGCAGCACATATTGTTTTGTTGAATTCATCGCTAATCACCTTCTAATACTGTTTAATTTCTGAAAGGAACTTTTAGAAATTAAAGTTTACGTAAACCGCCTTACTTAAGCGCAAAACAGTATACCCACAGTTCGTCTACTAAATCTACAATAGCAGATTTAGGGGTAAACTAGTATAACCATTATCTGTTCTTCAAATATTTCACTTAAAAATTGCTCTACTATAATTATCAAAAATATTTTTTTACTCTAAAATATTATAATTAAAACTTGGATAATATAAACATATCATCAAATCCTAGACTTCTTCTAAGACGCCGAGTAATCATTACTGACAACACCGCTTTGATAAAATCTCCAGGGATAAAAACTAAATTTGAACTCAAAGCTGTAAAAACTGGCAAATGTGATTGCCAAGAAAGCCATAATGCTCCAATAACATCCACAAAAATAATACCTGCTACAACAACTATAATGAGTTCCCACCACCAACTATTTAAATGCAGAGTCTGAAGTCTTCTCAACGACACCCCCATTAACAGCGGAGTAAATAACCATGCAATCAAATAACCCCAGTAGGTCCCATAAAGCTGGCTACACCACCATTACCTCCTGTTAATATTGGAAGCCCAATAAACGCTAATAATAGAAACAACCCTACTGAAATTGTCCCATATTTTGGTCCAAGTAATCCGCCAGACATCATCACTCCCATATTTTGCAAGACAATGGGAACTGGAATAAACCCCAAAGGAATGGCAGGAAAAAATCCTAAAACAATGATAAATGTTGTCATCATCGCTGAAAAAGTTATTACTTTAATTTTTTGATTATTAGTCACAAAAATTACTCCTAAAATATATTTTACAATAAAAAGTTTTTTATTGTACTAATAGAATACCAAATAGTAACCCCAAAATCAATAATAAGGTTACTATTATAGATTTTTATTGATAATCAAAGAAAAAACGCAGAGAATTTAAATATTCTTTGCGTTTTTATCAAAGCAATTGTGTGCTATCTCCGCCCTTTGGGCTCCGCGATAAACATTTGTCCGTTTTATCTAGCCGCTAAAGCGTCTGATAAAAAGGCTGTGGCGCTACGTGCTTCACACGCCGTTCTACGAACGGTCTACGCCGCTGTCCGTTTGATTGCCATTTGGCGTTGCCTTTATTCTTGTCACTTTAGTGACTTAGAGATAGAGGACAAATGTCCTATGGTCATGCGAAGCTAGCTGCTAAAGCTTGCATCTTCGCTCCGCTATCCATTCGTTCTATCTCCGCTTCGCTACACTGTCGATTTCACTAAGCCACTAAAGTGGCAAGTTCAAATCGCAATCCAGCAAAGCTGGCAAGACGAAATGGTAAGAACAAAAGGCAAAGCGCCTAGTCGCAATCGCAATACCCCTATCTAAAGCAGCACTATGCTCCGAATTTAGTCTTGACTTCATTATTTCAATTTCACACTGACGACTTGCGTAACATCTTCTGAAACTGGATGACCATTACTTGTACGTTCAGATAATGATAAATCGGTAAGCACTACTTCATAACTCTTATCACCAGTACTAATTTCTAAAATCTGTTTTTCGTTTTCATTATTTGTATCAAGAGGTGCACTAAATAAATCAAGTTCTTCTTTTGCAATCAATGCAGCATCACTTGCATACACTAGACCAGCAGCAAAAACAGTATGATTATTTGTTTTTAGTGTCCGCAACACTTGTAATCCGCGATTTGCACGACTTGTTGTTGGAATATCTTCGGTACGTACCCGCTTGATGAAAGCTCTTTGAGTCAACAGATACCAACTATTTGTTGTCACAAAGAAAGCCACTTTTATCTTATCCCCATCTTTAAGATTCATTGCCTTAACTCCAGCAGCTTTGGCTCCTAAAATCGGAACATCATCAAGATTAAATCGAAGGGCATATCCATGTTCAGAAATCAACATCATATCTGCAAACTCAACTGGTGCAATCAGGACAACTTCATCTTCTGTGCCTTTTAGTTTTGCGTAGGCTGTTGATTTTGAACGATAAGTTCTCCAAGGCATGAAAGCAGCAAGTTCAACCTGTTTGATTTGTCCATTTTTTGTCACGACGACAAAATTTTCTCCAGAAAATTCATCAACAATTTTTACAAAAATTACTTTTTCACTTGAAGCAAAATTGGATAGACTTTGTGACAAATGTTCTCCAATGTCTTTCCATCGAATATCAGAAAGCTCATGGACTGGACGATAAATCACATTGCCAAGATTGGTAAAAATCAAAAGATGCTGCGTTGTCTTTGCATTTGAGAAGAACAAAAGCTCATCATCATCACGTTTACCGACTTCTGAAATTTGTGAAGAAGCAAAAGAACGTGGTGATGTACGCTTAATATAGCCAGAGCGCGTCACTGAAACAACTGTTTCTTCTTCAACAATCAACTCATGGGCCTCAATCTCAATCGTCTGAACGTCAGCTTGTAACTCGCTTCTGCGAGCTTTCGAAAATTTCTTTTTAACCTCTCTCAATTCACGTTTCATGAGATTAAACAGTGTCCGTTCATCATTGATAATTGCCTTTAGTTCCAAAATCTTGGCTTGTAGGTCTGCTTGTTCATTTTGCAAAGTGACAATATCCGTGTTGGTCAGACGGTAAAGTTGTAAAGTGACAATCGCTTCGGCTTGTTCTTCACTAAATTGGTATGAAATCTTAAGATTTTCTTTTGCGTCTGCCTTATTTTCAGATGCACGAATCAACGCAACCACTTCGTCCAAAATTGAAACCATACGAATCAACCCTTCGACCAAATGCAACCGTTTCTCAGCTTTCGTCAGATCGAATTGTGAACGTTTGACAATAACTTCCTCTCGGTGTGCGATGTAAGCACGTAAAATCTGCAAGATTCCTACTTGTTGAGGTGTCATATTATCAATAGCAACCATATTGAAATTATAATTGACTTGCAAATCTGTATTTTTAAGCAAATAATTCAGAACAAGTTGACTATCAGCTTCTTTTTTTAATTCAATCGCGATGCGCAAGCCCTCTCGGTCAGATTCATCCCTTACTTCTGAAATTCCAGGCACTTTGCTATTCACACGTACATCATCAATTTTCTTGACAAGAGTTGCTTTGTTGATTTCGTAAGGAATTTCGCTGACAATCAAACTTTCTCTGCCACCTTTTAATTGTTCAACATCAACTTTTGAGCGAACAACAATGCGCCCTTTACCTGTTTCATAAGCTTTACGAATCTCTGATTTACCTTGAATAATCCCTCCTGTCGGGAAGTCTGGACCAGGTAAAAATTCCATCAATTTTAGCACATCAGCCGTTGGATGGTCAATCATATAGATTGTAGCATCAATGACTTCACTCAGATTATGAGGTGGAATATCTGTGGCATATCCTGCCGAAATCCCAGTTGAACCATTGACTAATAGATTAGGAAAACTTGCTGGAAGCACTGTTGGCTCTTTTTCTGTATCGTCAAAGTTCCATGCATGGGTCACGGTATTTTTTTCAATATCTGCAAGTAAAAATCCTGATATTTCTGATAGTCTTGCTTCTGTATAACGCATGGCTGCTGGTGGATCACCGTCCATAGAACCATTGTTTCCGTGCATTTCAATCAGAGGTTCGCCCATTTTCCAATCTTGCGAAAGACGAATCATAGCTTCATAAATTGAGCTATCACCATGTGGGTGAAAATTCCCCATGACATTACCGACGGATTTTGCTGATTTACGATAGGCTTTATCAAAAGTATTACCGTCTTTATTCATACTATAGAGGATACGGCGTTGCACAGGTTTTAGTCCATCGCGAATATCTGGGAGCGCTCTCTCCTGAATAATATATTTTGAATAGCGACCAAAGCGTTCACCCATAATATCTTCTAAGGGCAATTTTTGAATGTTTGACATTATTTTTTCTCTTTACTTGTAAATTTTCTGCTGACAGAACTGTCGTCAGTAGATTTTTTATCGAAGTAAGTGCGTGCTAACACCCCTACCTAGGTGTAACAACTAGCATATCCGTAAGTTGCCAAAGCAACAACAGCTACCCTATCTTAGGTAGGGGATGAAGCAGCACTAACTTTGAATTTCGTCCGACTAAATTCAGTGGGGAGTTGCCCTTTTATCAGTCGCTTCAGCGACTAGAGAAAATGGACAAATGTTTTACGAAACTCCCACTGAATAAGTCTTGACTTCATCCTTGATTTTGTGGTAAGTGTTAACAAAATCACTTTTCTATTCTATCACATTTTTCAACTTAAAAAAACCGTAAAAAATTACTGACAGATTGCTGTCAGTAACCTAAACATTATGATTCGGGCATAATATTGAAGTGATTACTTCATCAGTGGGAGATTCTTTCTCTCCCGCTGATGTTAGGGCACAACCTCT contains:
- the lspA gene encoding signal peptidase II; the encoded protein is MKKILSLVIIAVGILLDQLFKHWVVTNIPLGHVKKFLPGVMSLTYLQNNGAAWSSFEGQQWFFLILTPLVLIVAAYFLWKKMEQNWYFFGLTLIISGALGNFIDRVRQGFVVDMFQTDFMNFPIFNIADSLLSVGFVILFVAILLDKDEKTNR
- a CDS encoding CHY zinc finger protein, which translates into the protein MYKIYGKGLDKSGRCYHYHQDNDIVGLKCSTCQKYFACYKCHDELMSHNFSACDKNSYPVICGQCGTRSNFDDYAKGYCFQCQAVFNPNCHLHWEIYFTEN
- the parC gene encoding DNA topoisomerase IV subunit A: MSNIQKLPLEDIMGERFGRYSKYIIQERALPDIRDGLKPVQRRILYSMNKDGNTFDKAYRKSAKSVGNVMGNFHPHGDSSIYEAMIRLSQDWKMGEPLIEMHGNNGSMDGDPPAAMRYTEARLSEISGFLLADIEKNTVTHAWNFDDTEKEPTVLPASFPNLLVNGSTGISAGYATDIPPHNLSEVIDATIYMIDHPTADVLKLMEFLPGPDFPTGGIIQGKSEIRKAYETGKGRIVVRSKVDVEQLKGGRESLIVSEIPYEINKATLVKKIDDVRVNSKVPGISEVRDESDREGLRIAIELKKEADSQLVLNYLLKNTDLQVNYNFNMVAIDNMTPQQVGILQILRAYIAHREEVIVKRSQFDLTKAEKRLHLVEGLIRMVSILDEVVALIRASENKADAKENLKISYQFSEEQAEAIVTLQLYRLTNTDIVTLQNEQADLQAKILELKAIINDERTLFNLMKRELREVKKKFSKARRSELQADVQTIEIEAHELIVEEETVVSVTRSGYIKRTSPRSFASSQISEVGKRDDDELLFFSNAKTTQHLLIFTNLGNVIYRPVHELSDIRWKDIGEHLSQSLSNFASSEKVIFVKIVDEFSGENFVVVTKNGQIKQVELAAFMPWRTYRSKSTAYAKLKGTEDEVVLIAPVEFADMMLISEHGYALRFNLDDVPILGAKAAGVKAMNLKDGDKIKVAFFVTTNSWYLLTQRAFIKRVRTEDIPTTSRANRGLQVLRTLKTNNHTVFAAGLVYASDAALIAKEELDLFSAPLDTNNENEKQILEISTGDKSYEVVLTDLSLSERTSNGHPVSEDVTQVVSVKLK
- a CDS encoding methylated-DNA--[protein]-cysteine S-methyltransferase, with the protein product MKEKFKLSVERDTDGKIIEVFFDDEHEVVSYEQLSALTEKLKDSVSTDETNDADFRLTFGTEFQQKVWLELPKIPAGTTITYQEMAERVGSKGAQQAVGQALARNPLPVILPCHRVTRKDGTLGGFMGKDNRQDIKASILEYEKSLTKSY
- a CDS encoding glycosyltransferase family 39 protein; its protein translation is MENKKTNIIKKKLWFIVFGAAFLVANGIAVALTTKWEANQWGGLLLGNIIFLITVFYLVGIFKLTKRLFSTDYSVSSMRPTQAIESVDKRTVVDSSVSSMRPTRAIESVDKRTVVDSSVSSMRPTQAIESVDKRTVVDSSVSILTENKVDKFYRISFWGLAVITFALPFLFMIHVPDSPHAWDYFVIFNSTTELQGHSFASLPNTASRLGYFLRYPNNQFLGILFNRFFAPFADNLQLKVWAVTAVSALFTSVGISSTSLLVKSLSGKRQALLYNFVAVGFIPFYFYGAQLYSDTLTLPLVALAALFFIYAVKSSRLSKQILWYFFASLIGVIGYEFKPTAVIVIIAGFFFLAVNKKWKQLLIVLPLFIVLFAGGHELVKTTIASEPAFSEQANERHNLPLMHWIAMSWSPTNKTGGFNKKIRLYSESFPTYEAKKEADTQLFLNNIKKMGPIGIIRQIGRKLGYTWTFSDLNSSYYTYYHENQIVHRYFDYLDIGANHEGNVTGWFMLKAAQTLYWIALVVLMWKEIWSLLAHKKNWKNPWFVPALSVVGLSIFLILWEANSRYLYHFAPLMIALATVNLVKIVSKSKTHNNIPTEN
- a CDS encoding methylated-DNA--[protein]-cysteine S-methyltransferase; protein product: MDKILLEFWYDTPLGRMLSLSDDGALYLLEFEHRKFLDREIERLKKRLSAKIEYGETNISKQLARELDGYFQGKLEVFTVPFELVGTEFQKLVWQEVLKIPSGERWTYKAIAEKINKPQASFAVGAANGANQLALIVPCHRLVRTDGELAGYAGGLDKKRWLLNHESEFKNERKI
- a CDS encoding C40 family peptidase: MERSKRVRRKKLKKYQLSLFIIGLVVLGVILCFLIVPRVTGMLERGDGKFVQENGATYYISGKEKLKGMQTISGEKYDFDLETGAMKTGFQTVNGKTVYFDLSTGKMETGLHEINGYYYYFESDGTDNVLKAYEAVAKTLDSGNSSIEGAISKGLKLVGNSPYVYGGGRTDASVAKNEFDCSSFVAYMYRKAGLPLVYQYAASTTLLAETGTAIGWSNKSRGDLLVTANNASEDEQHVAIYLGDGFILHDSTSTNGVAVSRLNEIINEKVLGDMTWSELFESGTVRREI
- a CDS encoding RluA family pseudouridine synthase, with the protein product MTKVIIKEENNLLRLDKALAHQTELSRTLVTEMIRSEKMTVNGKITKAKYKVKTGDIVEFELPPVQELDIVAEDIPLEIVYEDSDVAVVNKPQGMVVHPAAGHSSGTLVNAIMYGIRDLSSINGVIRPGIVHRIDKDTSGLLMIAKNDKAHESLAKQLKDKSSKRRYLAIVHGEFDNNRGTIEAPIGRHPKDRKKQAVVAGGKPAVTHFEVLERFHGYTLVALRLETGRTHQIRVHMNYIGHPVAGDPLYGPKQTLTPNHGQFLHAETLGFEHPTTGENLEFQVAVPEIFEKQLKKLREQG